The following coding sequences are from one Mytilus trossulus isolate FHL-02 chromosome 8, PNRI_Mtr1.1.1.hap1, whole genome shotgun sequence window:
- the LOC134727522 gene encoding uncharacterized protein LOC134727522 has translation MQLFIYVSFLSSIVLSVSSIVTRPEIVDAILPEVKQQGQIGYLNCSVINLNPSSAVLQWVKQTTPSGTPLLISSNEKIHVNDVVEGHPKYYVRKSVINNRELYQLVIQALTENDAGSYTCMIRLANQNYLQWPKKLGLLTVLSKQMSK, from the exons ATGCAACTGTTTATATATGTCTCTTTCTTGTCATCGATTGTTTTATCAG TAAGCTCTATAGTTACGAGACCAGAAATTGTTGATGCCATTTTACCAGAGGTGAAGCAACAAGGTCAGATTGGGTATCTAAACTGCTCGGTAATAAACTTGAATCCATCATCAGCAGTA CTACAATGGGTTAAACAAACAACACCATCAGGAACACCATTACTAATATCATCCAATGAAAAGATCCATGTTAATGATGTAGTTGAAGGTCATCCGAAATATTATGTCAGAAAATCTGTTATTAATAATAGAGAACTGTATCAACTTGTCATCCAGGCATTGACTGAAAATGATGCCGgctcttatacatgtatgatcagACTCGCCAATCAGAACTATTTACAATGGCCGAAAAAGCTTGGTCTTCTAACTGTCCTGAGTAAACAAATGAGTAAGTAA
- the LOC134680755 gene encoding anaphase-promoting complex subunit 7-like, with the protein MNLFDHVRFLHESELFHDLKQLSCIVISLCDNNPNTEVLSLSQRYQCMVYYGNSLYHLGEFLRAENIYKKALLLKKALNKSKGKITATTPVQPSQDVTSEVDVKYKLYQCLSQMKQFREAMSILEGISSKQRTAKVNVALAKLYVMAGMDRSAITSYKEVIRECPFSLESIQGLLSLGVKGADVAALVMNGLPHGASCDWLSSWIKGQAYLATREYGNAILTFKQMDQKMCLKDNVYIVNSIAEARFYEGNDTAALTGFQRSHQLDPLFLKNMDLLSYLLAKEKKTMELQRLSEQLMKVTDKAPEPWISFGYYSLISRKVARTRTVYFAQKASIIDPFNVEAYLLKGTALFELKKSQDASLHFQEALRHAPHRYEAYHGLISCYLSLHRTREALACAGKAIKTIGSNPRTLTIYASVLTNEPNMSAKAKPYLEKAMKLDPSYLEPVYVMAEILLRDHQYDKGTEMLRKQLHTHNTCRLHQQLGDFLAQISEPLEALDEYNIALSLDPTNTRAREGKERVEKHNDVGLESTYDLEDMEGSDNDGDFDGSDVESNWSETEFS; encoded by the exons ATGAATCTTTTTGATCATGTGCGGTTCTTACACGAATCTGAACTATTTCATGATCTCAAGCAGCTT TCCTGCATTGTGATATCACTATGTGACAACAATCCAAACACAGAAGTTCTCTCCTTATCTCAAAGGTATCAGTGTATGGTCTACTATGGAAACTCTTTGTATCATCTTGGAGAATTTTTGAGGGCAGAG AATATCTATAAAAAGGCTCTGTTATTAAAGAAGGCACTTAATAAGAGTAAAGGGAAGATAACAGCAACCACTCCAGTCCAACCTTCTCAA GATGTGACCTCAGAAGTAGATGTGAAGTATAAGCTATATCAGTGTTTATCACAAATGAAACAGTTCAGAGAAGCAATGTCTATA ttAGAAGGAATCAGTTCTAAACAGAGGACAGCTAAGGTGAATGTAGCCTTGGCTAAACTTTACGTGATGGCTGGAATGGACAGATCTGCTATAACAAGTTATAAAGAAGTCATAAG GGAATGTCCATTTTCTTTGGAATCAATTCAAGGTTTACTTTCCTTAGGAGTAAAAGGTGCTGATGTTGCTGCTTTAGTGATGAATGGTCTACCACATGGTGCATCATGTGACTG gttaTCCTCATGGATCAAAGGTCAAGCATATTTAGCTACAAGAGAATATGGAAATgccattttaacatttaaacaaatggaccaaaaaatgtgtttaaaagaCAATGTATATATAGTTAATAGTATAGCAGAGGCTAGATTTTATGAAGGGAATGATACTGCTGCTTTAACAGGGTTCCAAAGG TCACACCAGCTTGATCCTTTATTTCTAAAGAATATGGATTTACTTTCTTACTTACTtgccaaagaaaagaaaacaatggaATTACAAAG ATTATCAGAACAGTTAATGAAGGTCACAGATAAGGCTCCAGAGCCATGGATTTCTTTTGGTTATTACTCTCTCATATCAAGAAAAGTAGCTAGAACAAGGACAGTTTATTTTGCTCAAAAG gcTAGCATTATTGATCCATTTAATGTAGAGGCATATTTACTGAAAGGCACAgcattatttgaattaaagaaatcCCAAGATGCATCACTTCACTTTCAGGAAGCTTTACGTCATGCACCACACAGATATGAAGCTTATCATG gtTTGATATCATGTTACCTGTCATTACATAGAACAAGAGAAGCTTTAGCCTGTGCAGGGAAAGCAATAAAAACAATTGGATCTAATCCTAGAACTTTAACC aTTTATGCATCAGTATTGACAAATGAACCAAACATGTCTGCAAAG GCTAAACCGTATTTAGAGAAAGCAATGAAGTTAGATCCCTCCTACTTAGAACCTGTTTATGTAATGGCAGAAATATTACTACGAGATCATCAGTATGATAAAGGCACCGAGAT gtTAAGAAAACAGCTGCATACACACAACACATGTCGTCTGCACCAACAATTGGGTGATTTCCTGGCACAGATCAGTGAACCACTTGAAGCTTTAGACGAATATAATATAGCTTTGAG CCTTGACCCTACAAATACAAGAGCAAGGGAAGGCAAGGAAAGAGTAGAAAAACATAATGATGTTGGTTTAGAGAGTACTTATGATTTAGAGGATATGGAAGGCAGTGACAATGAT GGAGATTTTGATGGTAGTGATGTGGAAAGTAACTGGTCAGAAACAGAGTTCAGCTGA